A genomic region of Glycine max cultivar Williams 82 chromosome 15, Glycine_max_v4.0, whole genome shotgun sequence contains the following coding sequences:
- the LOC100780162 gene encoding plant cysteine oxidase 3 isoform X4: MRHQSSKVQALYEHCKTILSPSGSPPPSSQALQKLSSILDTIQPADVGLKEETADDDRGHGFFGTNALSRLARWAQPITYVDIHECDNFTMCIFCFPTSSVIPLHDHPGMTVFSKLLYGSLHVKAYDWVEPPCIIESKEPGYAQVRLAKLEVDKVLNAPCDTSVLYPKHGGNLHCFTAVTPCAMLDILTPPYREEEGRRCTYYHDYPYSAFFANAPICDGEEEEYAWLTELESPSDLYMRQGVYAGPAIQL, encoded by the exons ATGAGGCACCAAAGCTCCAAGGTTCAGGCTTTGTATGAACATTGCAAAACCATCTTATCGCCCTCTGGATCACCCCCTCCTTCGTCCCAAGCTTTGCAGAAGCTTTCTTCGATTCTGG ACACTATTCAACCTGCTGATGTTGGCCTTAAAGAAGAAACTGCAGACGATGATCGAGGGCATGGATTTTTTGGCACTAATGCACTTAGTAGATTAGCTCGATGGGCTCAACCAATAACATATGTGGACATTCATGAATGTGATAATTTTACG ATGTGTATATTTTGTTTCCCTACTTCTTCAGTTATTCCTCTCCATGACCATCCGGGGATGACTGTATTTAGCAAACTTCTCTATGGCTCTTTACATGTGAAAGCTTATGACTGGGTTGAGCCTCCCTGCATCATAGAAAGCAAAGAACCAGGATATGCTCAAG TAAGACTAGCAAAGTTAGAAGTTGATAAGGTCTTGAATGCACCGTGTGATACATCAGTTTTATATCCCAAACACGGTGGAAATCTGCACTGTTTCACAGCAGTGACACCTTGTGCCATGCTAGACATTCTCACACCTCCTTACAGAGAAGAGGAAGGAAGGAGGTGTACTTACTATCATGATTATCCTTATTCAGCATTCT TTGCAAATGCACCTATATGTGACGGGGAAGAGGAGGAATATGCATGGCTCACAGAGTTAGAATCACCTAGTGATCTTTATATGCGCCAGGGGGTATATGCTGGTCCAGCTATTCAGCTTTAG
- the LOC100780162 gene encoding plant cysteine oxidase 3 isoform X3 codes for MRHQSSKVQALYEHCKTILSPSGSPPPSSQALQKLSSILDTIQPADVGLKEETADDDRGHGFFGTNALSRLARWAQPITYVDIHECDNFTMCIFCFPTSSVIPLHDHPGMTVFSKLLYGSLHVKAYDWVEPPCIIESKEPGYAQVRLAKLEVDKVLNAPCDTSVLYPKHGGNLHCFTAVTPCAMLDILTPPYREEEGRRCTYYHDYPYSAFSVANAPICDGEEEEYAWLTELESPSDLYMRQGVYAGPAIQL; via the exons ATGAGGCACCAAAGCTCCAAGGTTCAGGCTTTGTATGAACATTGCAAAACCATCTTATCGCCCTCTGGATCACCCCCTCCTTCGTCCCAAGCTTTGCAGAAGCTTTCTTCGATTCTGG ACACTATTCAACCTGCTGATGTTGGCCTTAAAGAAGAAACTGCAGACGATGATCGAGGGCATGGATTTTTTGGCACTAATGCACTTAGTAGATTAGCTCGATGGGCTCAACCAATAACATATGTGGACATTCATGAATGTGATAATTTTACG ATGTGTATATTTTGTTTCCCTACTTCTTCAGTTATTCCTCTCCATGACCATCCGGGGATGACTGTATTTAGCAAACTTCTCTATGGCTCTTTACATGTGAAAGCTTATGACTGGGTTGAGCCTCCCTGCATCATAGAAAGCAAAGAACCAGGATATGCTCAAG TAAGACTAGCAAAGTTAGAAGTTGATAAGGTCTTGAATGCACCGTGTGATACATCAGTTTTATATCCCAAACACGGTGGAAATCTGCACTGTTTCACAGCAGTGACACCTTGTGCCATGCTAGACATTCTCACACCTCCTTACAGAGAAGAGGAAGGAAGGAGGTGTACTTACTATCATGATTATCCTTATTCAGCATTCT CAGTTGCAAATGCACCTATATGTGACGGGGAAGAGGAGGAATATGCATGGCTCACAGAGTTAGAATCACCTAGTGATCTTTATATGCGCCAGGGGGTATATGCTGGTCCAGCTATTCAGCTTTAG
- the LOC100780162 gene encoding plant cysteine oxidase 3 isoform X1 encodes MRHQSSKVQALYEHCKTILSPSGSPPPSSQALQKLSSILDTIQPADVGLKEETADDDRGHGFFGTNALSRLARWAQPITYVDIHECDNFTMCIFCFPTSSVIPLHDHPGMTVFSKLLYGSLHVKAYDWVEPPCIIESKEPGYAQGLTLRLAKLEVDKVLNAPCDTSVLYPKHGGNLHCFTAVTPCAMLDILTPPYREEEGRRCTYYHDYPYSAFSVANAPICDGEEEEYAWLTELESPSDLYMRQGVYAGPAIQL; translated from the exons ATGAGGCACCAAAGCTCCAAGGTTCAGGCTTTGTATGAACATTGCAAAACCATCTTATCGCCCTCTGGATCACCCCCTCCTTCGTCCCAAGCTTTGCAGAAGCTTTCTTCGATTCTGG ACACTATTCAACCTGCTGATGTTGGCCTTAAAGAAGAAACTGCAGACGATGATCGAGGGCATGGATTTTTTGGCACTAATGCACTTAGTAGATTAGCTCGATGGGCTCAACCAATAACATATGTGGACATTCATGAATGTGATAATTTTACG ATGTGTATATTTTGTTTCCCTACTTCTTCAGTTATTCCTCTCCATGACCATCCGGGGATGACTGTATTTAGCAAACTTCTCTATGGCTCTTTACATGTGAAAGCTTATGACTGGGTTGAGCCTCCCTGCATCATAGAAAGCAAAGAACCAGGATATGCTCAAGGTCTGACTT TAAGACTAGCAAAGTTAGAAGTTGATAAGGTCTTGAATGCACCGTGTGATACATCAGTTTTATATCCCAAACACGGTGGAAATCTGCACTGTTTCACAGCAGTGACACCTTGTGCCATGCTAGACATTCTCACACCTCCTTACAGAGAAGAGGAAGGAAGGAGGTGTACTTACTATCATGATTATCCTTATTCAGCATTCT CAGTTGCAAATGCACCTATATGTGACGGGGAAGAGGAGGAATATGCATGGCTCACAGAGTTAGAATCACCTAGTGATCTTTATATGCGCCAGGGGGTATATGCTGGTCCAGCTATTCAGCTTTAG
- the LOC100780162 gene encoding plant cysteine oxidase 3 isoform X5 — protein MRHQSSKVQALYEHCKTILSPSGSPPPSSQALQKLSSILDTIQPADVGLKEETADDDRGHGFFGTNALSRLARWAQPITYVDIHECDNFTMCIFCFPTSSVIPLHDHPGMTVFSKLLYGSLHVKAYDWVEPPCIIESKEPGYAQGLTLRRVAPIVEKMVENRLRWFGHVERRPVDSVVRRVDQMERRQTIRGRGRPKKTIREVIKKDLELNDLDRSMVLDRTLWRKLIHVANPT, from the exons ATGAGGCACCAAAGCTCCAAGGTTCAGGCTTTGTATGAACATTGCAAAACCATCTTATCGCCCTCTGGATCACCCCCTCCTTCGTCCCAAGCTTTGCAGAAGCTTTCTTCGATTCTGG ACACTATTCAACCTGCTGATGTTGGCCTTAAAGAAGAAACTGCAGACGATGATCGAGGGCATGGATTTTTTGGCACTAATGCACTTAGTAGATTAGCTCGATGGGCTCAACCAATAACATATGTGGACATTCATGAATGTGATAATTTTACG ATGTGTATATTTTGTTTCCCTACTTCTTCAGTTATTCCTCTCCATGACCATCCGGGGATGACTGTATTTAGCAAACTTCTCTATGGCTCTTTACATGTGAAAGCTTATGACTGGGTTGAGCCTCCCTGCATCATAGAAAGCAAAGAACCAGGATATGCTCAAGGTCTGACTT tgaggagagtagcgcctattgtagagaagatggtggaaaatagacttaggtggtttgggcatgtagagagaagaccggtagactctgtagtgaggagagtagaccagatggagagaaggcaaacaattcgaggcagaggaagacccaaaaagactataagagaggttatcaaaaaggatctcgaacttaatgatttggatagaagtatggtacttgatagaacattatggcggaagttgatccatgtagccaaccccacctag
- the LOC100780162 gene encoding plant cysteine oxidase 3 isoform X2 yields the protein MRHQSSKVQALYEHCKTILSPSGSPPPSSQALQKLSSILDTIQPADVGLKEETADDDRGHGFFGTNALSRLARWAQPITYVDIHECDNFTMCIFCFPTSSVIPLHDHPGMTVFSKLLYGSLHVKAYDWVEPPCIIESKEPGYAQGLTLRLAKLEVDKVLNAPCDTSVLYPKHGGNLHCFTAVTPCAMLDILTPPYREEEGRRCTYYHDYPYSAFFANAPICDGEEEEYAWLTELESPSDLYMRQGVYAGPAIQL from the exons ATGAGGCACCAAAGCTCCAAGGTTCAGGCTTTGTATGAACATTGCAAAACCATCTTATCGCCCTCTGGATCACCCCCTCCTTCGTCCCAAGCTTTGCAGAAGCTTTCTTCGATTCTGG ACACTATTCAACCTGCTGATGTTGGCCTTAAAGAAGAAACTGCAGACGATGATCGAGGGCATGGATTTTTTGGCACTAATGCACTTAGTAGATTAGCTCGATGGGCTCAACCAATAACATATGTGGACATTCATGAATGTGATAATTTTACG ATGTGTATATTTTGTTTCCCTACTTCTTCAGTTATTCCTCTCCATGACCATCCGGGGATGACTGTATTTAGCAAACTTCTCTATGGCTCTTTACATGTGAAAGCTTATGACTGGGTTGAGCCTCCCTGCATCATAGAAAGCAAAGAACCAGGATATGCTCAAGGTCTGACTT TAAGACTAGCAAAGTTAGAAGTTGATAAGGTCTTGAATGCACCGTGTGATACATCAGTTTTATATCCCAAACACGGTGGAAATCTGCACTGTTTCACAGCAGTGACACCTTGTGCCATGCTAGACATTCTCACACCTCCTTACAGAGAAGAGGAAGGAAGGAGGTGTACTTACTATCATGATTATCCTTATTCAGCATTCT TTGCAAATGCACCTATATGTGACGGGGAAGAGGAGGAATATGCATGGCTCACAGAGTTAGAATCACCTAGTGATCTTTATATGCGCCAGGGGGTATATGCTGGTCCAGCTATTCAGCTTTAG
- the LOC100780162 gene encoding plant cysteine oxidase 3 isoform X6 — translation MRHQSSKVQALYEHCKTILSPSGSPPPSSQALQKLSSILDTIQPADVGLKEETADDDRGHGFFGTNALSRLARWAQPITYVDIHECDNFTMCIFCFPTSSVIPLHDHPGMTVFSKLLYGSLHVKAYDWVEPPCIIESKEPGYAQVRRVAPIVEKMVENRLRWFGHVERRPVDSVVRRVDQMERRQTIRGRGRPKKTIREVIKKDLELNDLDRSMVLDRTLWRKLIHVANPT, via the exons ATGAGGCACCAAAGCTCCAAGGTTCAGGCTTTGTATGAACATTGCAAAACCATCTTATCGCCCTCTGGATCACCCCCTCCTTCGTCCCAAGCTTTGCAGAAGCTTTCTTCGATTCTGG ACACTATTCAACCTGCTGATGTTGGCCTTAAAGAAGAAACTGCAGACGATGATCGAGGGCATGGATTTTTTGGCACTAATGCACTTAGTAGATTAGCTCGATGGGCTCAACCAATAACATATGTGGACATTCATGAATGTGATAATTTTACG ATGTGTATATTTTGTTTCCCTACTTCTTCAGTTATTCCTCTCCATGACCATCCGGGGATGACTGTATTTAGCAAACTTCTCTATGGCTCTTTACATGTGAAAGCTTATGACTGGGTTGAGCCTCCCTGCATCATAGAAAGCAAAGAACCAGGATATGCTCAAG tgaggagagtagcgcctattgtagagaagatggtggaaaatagacttaggtggtttgggcatgtagagagaagaccggtagactctgtagtgaggagagtagaccagatggagagaaggcaaacaattcgaggcagaggaagacccaaaaagactataagagaggttatcaaaaaggatctcgaacttaatgatttggatagaagtatggtacttgatagaacattatggcggaagttgatccatgtagccaaccccacctag